One part of the Lotus japonicus ecotype B-129 chromosome 2, LjGifu_v1.2 genome encodes these proteins:
- the LOC130739522 gene encoding F-box protein At3g56470-like: protein MRPFLLEAIVRRSVAKRMKIRNRKRKLKRGYAGGSSTPYFLLEAIKRRFIAKRRKTRYGRKRELENKYYVDWSSLPQGVLEMVAEKLSFIDCLSFSKVCRSWNSVLGEELPNWQSQRHGFPWLLVSGQQNQEVRTCISIMENRIWELELPEVKGKYCWGSFRDWLILVKNLDTFQLEVNLLNPFSRSEVSLPTMWNFYHKMVLSGLPSENNFICMVLHSQHRELAFWIPGAQSWRKHKLKGEPFEDAVLCNGSFYLLGDGFNIWQIDVKSIYSSISQGDSEIEMQFHEVKGPEIQFQEGMLVQGDDNSRFLKYLVEFSGKLLLVHRYFSNKPGVVLETRKFEVYSLDYCQPSWKKVEDLGDQMIFLGKCSSASFSAKELGVGISNSIYFCNDQTAPWWNEWDSDHFKGISLRLGLNKTDGGHWGNFRLYNMDGEPFFYHGDIHSWAYTWLTAPSWWCYRNVPVISTR, encoded by the coding sequence ATGCGTCCATTTCTGCTGGAAGCTATCGTCAGAAGAAGTGttgccaaaaggatgaaaataagaaatagaaaaagaaaattgaaaaggggATATGCAGGTGGTTCAAGTACCCCTTATTTTCTGTTGGAAGCTATCAAGAGAAGGTTTATTGCCAAACGCAGAAAAACAAGATATGGCAGAAAAAGAGAATTGGAAAATAAGTACTATGTAGATTGGTCCAGTCTCCCTCAGGGTGTACTTGAGATGGTTGCTGAAAAGCTGAGTTTTATTGATTGTTTATCCTTCAGCAAGGTTTGTAGGAGTTGGAATTCTGTTCTTGGTGAAGAACTTCCTAATTGGCAGAGCCAGAGGCATGGGTTTCCTTGGCTTCTGGTATCAGGTCAGCAGAACCAAGAGGTTAGAACTTGTATCAGTATAATGGAGAATCGTATTTGGGAGTTGGAGTTACCAGAGGTGAAAGGAAAATATTGTTGGGGATCATTTCGTGATTGGTTGATATTGGTGAAAAATCTGGATACTTTCCAACTTGAAGTTAACTTGTTGAATCCATTTTCAAGAAGTGAAGTTAGTCTTCCTACAATGTGGAACTTTTACCATAAAATGGTGCTCTCAGGGCTTCCCTCTGAGAATAACTTCATTTGTATGGTTCTACACAGCCAGCACCGGGAGCTGGCGTTTTGGATTCCAGGGGCTCAATCATGGCGTAAACATAAACTAAAAGGTGAACCTTTTGAGGACGCTGTATTATGTAATGGAAGTTTTTATCTCCTGGGTGATGGATTCAACATATGGCAAATTGATGTTAAAAGCATCTACTCTAGCATTAGTCAAGGGGATTCTGAGATAGAAATGCAGTTTCATGAAGTAAAAGGGCCTGAGATACAGTTCCAAGAAGGGATGCTAGTACAGGGTGATGATAACAGTCGATTTTTAAAATATCTTGTGGAGTTCTCTGGGAAGCTTTTGCTTGTGCATAGGTATTTTAGCAACAAACCAGGTGTGGTACTCGAGACTCGAAAGTTCGAGGTTTATTCATTGGATTATTGTCAGCCATCTTGGAAGAAGGTTGAGGATTTGGGGGATCAAATGATATTTCTGGGAAAATGCAGTTCAGCATCCTTCTCTGCAAAGGAACTTGGAGTTGGAATTAGCAACAGCATATATTTCTGCAATGATCAAACTGCTCCTTGGTGGAATGAGTGGGATTCTGATCATTTCAAAGGGATATCACTTCGTCTTGGCTTAAATAAGACTGATGGAGGTCATTGGGGAAATTTCAGACTTTACAATATGGATGGTGAGCCGTTTTTCTACCACGGTGATATACACAGTTGGGCATATACCTGGCTTACTGCACCTTCATGGTGGTGTTACAGAAATGTTCCTGTGATATCAACTAGATAA